A portion of the Candidatus Hydrogenedentota bacterium genome contains these proteins:
- a CDS encoding L,D-transpeptidase family protein → MNHATAASLGAVLQERRRHGRAATRRSAVYARMDRPGVLIRAVVENVSLTGVCLRSRVREQTGASIEIEIGGANGAKGVILVRGRVAYVNAMSGGAYAVGVRLIVPARALQAGDTPPIMHPDHARAMIASIEDALLRQPAGGPFPVAVVEHLRCRADIPDAAPAQPRRRRKRALALLLCLALLLAFLGYRLRDGARNTATMAAWKPDASDNAAEVPPEASAGSNVASDWQPPAGEPPESAQHAHAFTETGAFTPLPGAHVPPFDSEPADSAGSGVFAALAVPPERPGLPVEAFVSRYAEAYELAAAGNAAAAAGLLADMLAAPQTVDPVWREKAGALRDTLSAGGSPDALPPPMRDAFAIEAIRGVAPFQPALSIAVSKRDHTLAVFRDGVPVARFPVGLGQDGSTPSGRFYIANKIAHPDWYNRGEVVKAGDPANPLGAYWMGLGDAGGATSYGIHPTAETASVGQDASRGCIRMFPDDAAKLFRICDVGAPVLIE, encoded by the coding sequence ATGAATCACGCAACTGCTGCCAGTCTCGGAGCGGTTCTCCAGGAGCGGCGGCGGCACGGGCGCGCAGCAACGCGCAGGTCCGCCGTCTATGCGCGCATGGACCGGCCCGGTGTGTTGATCCGTGCGGTGGTTGAAAACGTCAGCCTGACGGGGGTGTGCCTGCGCAGCCGCGTGCGTGAGCAGACAGGCGCCTCGATCGAGATTGAAATCGGCGGCGCCAACGGTGCAAAAGGCGTCATCCTTGTCCGGGGGCGCGTCGCCTATGTGAATGCGATGTCCGGGGGCGCGTATGCGGTCGGCGTGCGCCTGATTGTGCCCGCGCGCGCATTGCAGGCCGGGGACACCCCGCCAATCATGCATCCGGACCACGCGCGGGCCATGATCGCAAGTATCGAGGACGCCCTGCTGCGCCAACCAGCCGGGGGGCCTTTCCCGGTTGCGGTTGTTGAGCATTTGCGCTGCCGCGCCGATATCCCGGACGCCGCTCCGGCGCAACCGCGGCGCCGCCGGAAGCGCGCCTTGGCGCTGCTGTTGTGTCTGGCGCTGCTGCTTGCGTTCCTGGGCTACCGGCTTCGCGATGGGGCGAGAAACACGGCAACCATGGCGGCCTGGAAGCCCGATGCGTCAGATAACGCCGCCGAAGTGCCGCCCGAGGCGTCAGCCGGTTCGAACGTGGCATCGGATTGGCAACCGCCGGCCGGCGAACCTCCGGAATCGGCGCAACACGCGCATGCCTTCACGGAAACCGGCGCGTTCACGCCCTTGCCTGGCGCGCATGTGCCCCCGTTCGATTCGGAACCGGCGGACAGCGCCGGTTCGGGCGTGTTCGCGGCGCTTGCCGTGCCGCCGGAACGGCCGGGGTTGCCTGTTGAAGCGTTTGTCTCGCGCTATGCAGAAGCATATGAGCTCGCCGCCGCGGGCAATGCCGCCGCGGCGGCGGGTCTGCTGGCCGACATGCTGGCCGCGCCGCAAACGGTCGACCCGGTCTGGCGCGAAAAGGCGGGCGCTTTGCGCGATACGCTGTCCGCGGGCGGATCGCCGGATGCGTTGCCCCCGCCGATGCGCGATGCCTTCGCTATTGAAGCGATCCGGGGGGTTGCGCCGTTCCAACCCGCCTTGTCGATTGCGGTGAGCAAGCGGGACCATACGTTGGCGGTGTTCCGCGACGGCGTGCCGGTCGCGCGGTTCCCCGTGGGCCTGGGTCAAGACGGGTCGACGCCTTCGGGGCGCTTCTACATCGCGAACAAGATTGCCCATCCGGACTGGTACAATCGGGGCGAAGTGGTCAAGGCGGGCGACCCCGCGAATCCGCTTGGGGCGTACTGGATGGGGCTAGGCGACGCCGGCGGCGCCACGAGCTACGGCATCCATCCCACGGCGGAGACCGCGTCGGTCGGCCAGGACGCGAGCCGGGGCTGCATCCGCATGTTTCCCGACGACGCCGCGAAGCTCTTTCGCATCTGCGACGTTGGCGCGCCCGTGTTGATCGAATAA
- a CDS encoding YbjN domain-containing protein, translated as MRKTLPWQTLCLVCLILFAATVRSLAQEAAPAPLPEVEAETALQDAAAAAQPAPEAAAPAPLLDAVKKFLADDNWYFEQVEGRTVLRMAFKGDNGEWMVLIHTKEDAHQTLFYSVLTEKVPAEQRAAAGEFLHRANFGLPMGCFELDFADGEVRFRTSLDVEGSTLSAAQIKAYLYKNVSTCDWYLPGLKRVLAGEATPEAAIQQVEGQPAAS; from the coding sequence ATGCGCAAGACTCTTCCTTGGCAGACCCTGTGTCTCGTGTGCTTGATCCTGTTCGCAGCGACCGTCCGGTCGTTGGCGCAGGAGGCCGCGCCGGCGCCGCTTCCCGAAGTGGAAGCCGAAACGGCGTTGCAGGACGCCGCGGCGGCGGCTCAGCCCGCGCCCGAGGCGGCCGCGCCTGCGCCCTTGCTTGACGCCGTCAAGAAATTCCTCGCGGACGACAACTGGTACTTTGAGCAAGTCGAAGGGCGTACGGTATTGCGCATGGCGTTCAAGGGGGATAATGGCGAGTGGATGGTGCTCATACACACCAAAGAAGACGCTCACCAGACGCTTTTCTATTCCGTGCTCACGGAGAAAGTGCCCGCGGAACAGCGCGCCGCGGCGGGCGAGTTCTTGCACCGCGCCAATTTCGGCCTGCCGATGGGCTGCTTCGAGCTGGACTTCGCCGACGGCGAGGTGCGTTTCCGCACGTCCCTGGACGTCGAAGGCAGCACGCTGAGCGCCGCGCAAATCAAGGCCTATCTCTATAAGAACGTGTCGACATGCGACTGGTATCTGCCGGGGCTGAAGCGCGTCCTGGCCGGCGAGGCGACGCCCGAAGCGGCGATTCAGCAGGTCGAGGGGCAGCCCGCGGCTTCCTGA
- a CDS encoding sigma-54-dependent Fis family transcriptional regulator translates to MHERILVVDDDQAMCELIAEDMSRRGFEVRWHTSAAAALANLKTESFAAVLTDLRMPVMDGLGLCDSVKTEWPDLPVIILTAFGNLQAAVGAIRAGAYDFVTKPVKMDLLAIALQRAVDYHALRATVRKLDEIVQVLQHFGNLIGNSAPMRELYERMRKVADSDSSALITGESGSGKELVARALHANSRRAAGPFVAVNCAGLPAPLLESELFGHARGAFTDAKEERKGLILQANGGTLLLDEIAEFPLPLQPKILRVLEERTVRPIGSDREVPFDVRVIALTNRDLESAVEEGLFREDLYYRINVINIAVPPLRARQTDILLLAQSFVDHFRQISGKPVMGVSTPAAERMMIYNWPGNVRELRNAVEQAVALSPYEKIAVEDLPERIRTYRPSRIVLEGSNPDELVPMEEVERRYILHVLKALGGNRTQAAHVLGINRRTLHRKLQSYRFSVIRGEEE, encoded by the coding sequence ATGCACGAACGAATCTTGGTGGTCGATGACGACCAAGCCATGTGCGAGTTGATTGCGGAAGATATGAGCCGCAGGGGATTCGAGGTGCGATGGCATACCTCCGCGGCCGCCGCGCTCGCAAATCTGAAGACGGAGTCCTTTGCCGCGGTGCTGACCGACTTGCGCATGCCCGTCATGGACGGACTGGGCCTTTGCGACAGCGTCAAGACCGAATGGCCTGATTTGCCGGTAATTATCCTGACGGCTTTTGGGAACTTGCAGGCTGCGGTGGGCGCTATTCGCGCCGGGGCATACGACTTCGTGACCAAACCCGTCAAGATGGACCTGCTGGCCATCGCCTTGCAGCGCGCGGTCGATTATCACGCGCTTCGTGCCACAGTCAGGAAGCTCGACGAAATCGTACAGGTCCTCCAGCATTTCGGGAATCTCATTGGGAACAGCGCGCCGATGCGCGAGTTGTATGAACGGATGCGCAAAGTCGCGGACTCCGATTCCTCCGCGCTCATTACGGGCGAGAGCGGCTCCGGGAAGGAACTGGTGGCGCGGGCCCTCCATGCGAACAGTCGGCGGGCCGCTGGGCCGTTCGTGGCCGTGAATTGCGCCGGGCTGCCCGCACCGCTGCTGGAAAGTGAGTTGTTCGGCCATGCCCGCGGCGCGTTCACGGACGCGAAAGAGGAACGCAAGGGCCTCATCCTCCAGGCGAACGGGGGCACCCTGTTGCTGGACGAGATCGCGGAGTTCCCACTGCCGCTTCAACCCAAGATCCTGCGGGTCCTCGAGGAGCGCACGGTCCGGCCCATCGGCTCCGACAGAGAAGTGCCCTTTGATGTGAGAGTAATTGCCCTCACCAACCGGGACCTGGAATCGGCCGTGGAAGAGGGCCTCTTCCGCGAAGACCTCTACTACCGGATCAACGTAATCAATATTGCCGTGCCCCCCCTTCGCGCGCGCCAGACGGATATCCTCCTGCTCGCGCAGTCTTTCGTAGACCATTTCCGGCAAATCAGCGGCAAGCCAGTGATGGGCGTCTCAACTCCGGCCGCGGAACGAATGATGATCTACAACTGGCCCGGAAACGTGCGGGAACTGCGCAATGCCGTCGAACAGGCGGTCGCCCTTTCGCCCTACGAGAAGATCGCCGTGGAAGACCTGCCGGAGCGGATTCGGACCTACAGACCGTCTCGAATCGTGCTCGAGGGGTCGAACCCCGATGAACTCGTGCCCATGGAAGAAGTCGAGCGCCGCTACATCCTGCACGTTCTTAAGGCCCTCGGGGGGAATCGAACCCAGGCCGCACATGTGCTCGGTATCAACCGCCGAACCCTGCACCGCAAGTTGCAGAGCTACCGTTTCAGCGTAATCAGGGGCGAGGAAGAGTAA
- a CDS encoding SDR family oxidoreductase gives MAQLEGKMALITGAGRGIGRAIALAFAREGCGVALLARTLDELTETANLVVATGARALPCVCDVSMPAQVDGAVNRVLHEFGHIDILVNNAGFAAFKPFVEIGFEDWKRTLDVNLTGPFLLIQEVLPSMIERGSGRIINVSSVAGLKPIPEQSAYCASKFGLNGLSLVLAMELRPYGIAVHAICPGGVATRLSEEAMPQRDKSDWMTPEDVAHAALYLATLSPRATTDVLHIRRFDSAPIGAA, from the coding sequence ATGGCACAGCTTGAGGGAAAGATGGCGCTGATTACGGGCGCGGGCCGCGGCATCGGGCGCGCGATCGCGCTCGCCTTCGCCAGGGAAGGCTGCGGCGTCGCGCTACTGGCCCGCACGCTGGACGAACTCACCGAGACCGCAAACCTCGTAGTGGCAACGGGCGCGCGCGCGCTGCCCTGTGTCTGCGACGTGTCCATGCCCGCGCAGGTGGACGGCGCGGTGAACCGCGTTCTGCACGAGTTCGGTCACATCGATATCCTCGTAAACAACGCGGGATTCGCCGCTTTCAAGCCCTTCGTGGAAATCGGGTTCGAGGATTGGAAGCGCACGCTGGACGTCAATCTGACCGGGCCGTTCCTGCTGATACAGGAGGTCTTGCCCTCGATGATCGAGCGCGGTTCGGGAAGGATCATCAACGTCTCGAGCGTGGCCGGTTTGAAGCCCATCCCGGAGCAGAGCGCGTATTGCGCATCCAAATTCGGATTGAACGGACTCTCGCTCGTGCTCGCCATGGAACTGCGCCCGTACGGGATCGCAGTGCATGCCATCTGTCCCGGCGGCGTCGCCACGCGTCTTTCAGAAGAGGCGATGCCGCAGCGGGATAAATCGGACTGGATGACGCCGGAAGACGTGGCGCACGCGGCGCTGTACCTGGCGACACTAAGCCCGCGCGCCACGACCGACGTCCTGCACATCCGGCGGTTTGACAGCGCGCCGATAGGCGCGGCGTGA
- a CDS encoding YihY/virulence factor BrkB family protein, with protein MLQYLQRMAAAAERGHRFVTHDVWHIGRPGEEVPHGLIIKHVRVAILIVRGLIEETLLLRASALTFATLLFTVPFLTFMFYFITTFNLGEAVYRRWSELIDERLTQVALMIRGDGGKKEPPPDVLTAHVPRKVDLKGLAGFPDAPSYLTPNTRPPVRVTKVQALSAASTVRSAGRGRDRDRDNETLKRSITSFFLLGVAQAGGSTQSQYVDPVKMLVTMAEQGARDLPTLGLSGLVFVLTTVFGLMRNVETSVNAIWGVTRNRNWFRVLGDYLMITLLLPFVAAGVLAITAALESRAIQEALGPFVTGLRGAQLAVICGTMSLLNWLVPNTQVRKRYALLGGVVAGGLWVVNSWAYVKFQIGLARYTPFFSGFALFPILMMWVYASWIILLLGALITFAYQNEKTFAMERYSDVAAFAYREALAVRVVVEMARRFRDGLPGYTVAEMAENWNVPMRLLHETLDCLVAARLVIRCATEPPAYQPARSPETTYARDVVRAVREAGESPSLLRQDGVYASVYEALDAGDPRCLNATISELAQRVETQT; from the coding sequence ATGCTTCAGTATTTGCAGCGCATGGCCGCCGCGGCGGAACGCGGCCACCGGTTCGTCACCCACGATGTCTGGCACATTGGCCGGCCGGGGGAAGAAGTGCCGCATGGCCTGATCATCAAGCATGTGCGCGTGGCGATCCTGATTGTCCGCGGTCTCATCGAGGAGACTCTCCTGCTCCGTGCCTCGGCGCTGACCTTTGCCACGCTGCTGTTCACGGTCCCCTTTCTTACGTTCATGTTCTACTTCATAACGACGTTCAATCTCGGCGAAGCCGTCTACCGGCGCTGGTCGGAACTGATCGATGAACGGCTGACCCAGGTCGCACTGATGATTCGGGGCGACGGCGGGAAAAAAGAGCCGCCGCCGGACGTTCTTACCGCGCATGTGCCGCGGAAAGTGGATCTCAAGGGCCTGGCGGGTTTCCCGGACGCCCCTTCGTATCTGACTCCAAATACGCGGCCGCCGGTGCGGGTTACCAAGGTGCAGGCTCTCTCTGCCGCCTCGACGGTCCGTTCGGCCGGCCGGGGCCGGGACCGGGACCGGGACAACGAGACGCTGAAACGGAGCATCACGAGTTTTTTCCTTCTGGGCGTGGCCCAGGCCGGCGGAAGCACGCAGTCGCAATACGTGGACCCCGTGAAGATGCTGGTGACGATGGCGGAGCAGGGGGCGCGCGACCTGCCCACGCTCGGCCTCTCGGGCCTTGTGTTCGTGCTCACGACCGTATTCGGCCTGATGCGCAACGTCGAGACCTCGGTCAACGCGATTTGGGGCGTGACCCGCAACCGGAACTGGTTCCGCGTGCTCGGCGATTACCTCATGATCACGCTGTTGCTGCCGTTTGTTGCGGCGGGCGTGCTCGCGATCACGGCCGCGCTCGAAAGCCGGGCGATCCAGGAGGCGCTCGGGCCGTTTGTCACGGGCTTGCGCGGCGCGCAATTGGCGGTCATCTGCGGGACTATGAGTCTGCTCAACTGGCTTGTGCCCAACACGCAGGTGCGCAAGCGTTATGCCCTGCTCGGCGGCGTTGTCGCCGGAGGCCTGTGGGTGGTGAACTCATGGGCATACGTCAAGTTTCAGATCGGTCTCGCGCGCTACACGCCGTTCTTCTCCGGTTTCGCCCTCTTTCCCATCCTCATGATGTGGGTCTATGCAAGCTGGATTATCCTGCTGCTGGGCGCGCTCATCACCTTTGCGTATCAGAACGAGAAGACTTTCGCCATGGAGCGCTACTCGGACGTCGCCGCGTTCGCCTACAGGGAGGCGCTGGCGGTTCGCGTCGTCGTCGAAATGGCGCGCCGCTTCCGCGACGGATTGCCCGGCTACACGGTGGCCGAGATGGCGGAAAACTGGAACGTGCCGATGCGCCTGCTGCACGAGACGCTCGATTGTCTCGTGGCGGCGCGGCTCGTGATTCGCTGCGCCACGGAGCCGCCGGCCTATCAGCCCGCGCGCTCTCCCGAAACCACGTACGCGCGCGACGTGGTGCGCGCCGTCCGCGAAGCGGGCGAGAGCCCGTCGTTGCTGCGTCAGGACGGGGTGTATGCTTCCGTATATGAAGCGTTGGACGCGGGCGACCCGCGCTGTCTGAACGCGACCATCTCGGAACTGGCGCAGCGCGTCGAGACGCAAACCTGA
- a CDS encoding sulfatase, whose protein sequence is MGKPSVEPARPNVVWIVLDACRAQNLSCYGYERETSPNIDAIAAEGAVFERHYAQDFWTFPAVPSYMTGRYFPAYCLDSGNWRDQTRVAPQHESLLPSILSENGYRTFLGTEHVMFSPFCRLWNAFDEAANEYTWSMLRQGIEDFLDAQDARPFFLYIHLMDTHFPHRLEAPCDKWVEPGYVSELVVDGGLPLPSDDPLSVQDRQLLQALYDGGILSGDSKVGEILNSLRARTLMEDTVLIIGSDHGETLGEDGKTVGHAVVCEEVMHVPLIMRGPQVRRGIRITHLTENVDIAPTLTGLLHLRTTARFDGADRSPVLLGRAEPAVSSRGYALAKHLPSAGAPQFVVRDDEYAYVYSPASGSGVLYEAPFSIQHLVECTDQLPDKAAAMREQVIEQLMPGWHAFNTLPEVSPMHAFTMKLASSFIQSANAVAFQPWETYSEHQQSPEDKWLSLSDGEILVGPSGSEAPALDVCLPVPNGTYRVKIKSSFDPNPLWPVPVRLFQVKMQEERDYRRVTVSPRDLTAYLGEEEVKDGMLRLSLSPCSPRRAFALGRLMLEPVGAAVPANTAEQLFERQEQLHALGYF, encoded by the coding sequence ATGGGCAAGCCATCTGTCGAACCAGCCAGGCCGAACGTGGTCTGGATTGTACTTGACGCCTGCCGGGCACAGAATCTCTCCTGTTACGGTTACGAGCGTGAGACCTCGCCGAATATAGACGCCATAGCCGCGGAGGGAGCGGTCTTTGAGCGTCATTATGCGCAGGATTTCTGGACCTTTCCCGCCGTGCCCTCCTACATGACAGGAAGGTATTTCCCGGCCTATTGTCTCGATTCAGGGAACTGGCGAGACCAGACACGCGTGGCGCCGCAACATGAAAGCCTGCTGCCCTCGATACTGTCAGAAAATGGCTACCGCACTTTCCTGGGCACTGAGCACGTAATGTTCTCGCCCTTCTGCAGACTGTGGAACGCATTTGATGAAGCCGCCAATGAATACACGTGGAGCATGCTGCGGCAAGGTATAGAAGACTTCCTGGATGCGCAGGACGCCCGACCCTTCTTTCTCTACATTCATTTGATGGATACGCACTTTCCTCACAGGCTGGAAGCCCCATGCGACAAGTGGGTTGAGCCCGGCTATGTCAGCGAGTTGGTCGTCGATGGCGGCTTGCCGCTGCCGTCCGATGACCCGCTCAGCGTACAGGACCGACAGTTACTGCAAGCCTTGTATGACGGCGGCATTCTTTCCGGCGACAGCAAGGTGGGCGAGATTCTGAACAGCCTTCGTGCCCGAACTTTGATGGAAGACACGGTCTTGATCATTGGCTCCGACCACGGGGAAACCCTGGGCGAAGACGGGAAGACCGTCGGGCACGCGGTAGTCTGTGAGGAAGTCATGCATGTGCCGCTGATCATGCGCGGGCCGCAGGTGCGGCGCGGCATTCGTATTACCCACCTGACGGAGAATGTAGATATCGCGCCGACTTTGACGGGGTTGCTGCACCTGCGAACGACCGCCCGTTTCGACGGAGCGGACCGGAGTCCGGTTCTGCTCGGGCGCGCGGAACCGGCTGTCTCCTCGCGCGGGTATGCCTTGGCAAAGCACCTTCCCTCCGCGGGAGCTCCCCAGTTCGTGGTCCGTGATGACGAGTATGCTTACGTGTACAGCCCGGCGTCAGGCAGCGGCGTATTATACGAGGCGCCGTTCAGCATCCAGCATCTGGTGGAGTGTACCGACCAGCTTCCGGATAAGGCTGCCGCCATGAGAGAACAGGTCATTGAACAGCTCATGCCAGGATGGCATGCGTTCAATACCCTTCCGGAAGTATCGCCCATGCACGCGTTTACCATGAAATTGGCCTCGTCCTTCATTCAATCTGCGAACGCCGTCGCTTTCCAGCCGTGGGAGACTTACAGCGAGCACCAGCAATCACCGGAGGACAAGTGGTTGTCCTTGAGCGATGGAGAGATCCTTGTGGGGCCAAGCGGCTCTGAAGCTCCCGCGCTTGACGTTTGTCTTCCTGTGCCCAATGGAACATATCGGGTGAAGATCAAATCAAGCTTCGATCCGAACCCTCTGTGGCCCGTTCCCGTCCGCTTGTTCCAGGTTAAGATGCAGGAAGAGCGTGATTACAGAAGGGTCACGGTCAGCCCCAGAGATCTGACCGCGTATCTGGGCGAAGAGGAGGTGAAGGACGGCATGCTTCGATTGTCTTTGTCTCCCTGTTCGCCACGACGCGCTTTCGCGCTCGGCAGGTTAATGCTCGAGCCCGTGGGCGCCGCGGTACCCGCGAATACGGCGGAGCAGTTGTTTGAACGGCAGGAGCAGCTTCACGCATTGGGCTATTTCTGA
- a CDS encoding acetyl-CoA acetyltransferase, translating into MSRRPVFVLGGFQTDFEVPYARSGKGIVDLFKEAVSGALANTRVEAHEIEAAHVGNFIGEHTCYQAHLNALFLETNPVFSGLPTMRHEAACASGGVALLAAMADIESERYDCVCVLGVEMERNLPTKETAAHLGLAAWFDRECRGVTFPWPRLFSRLADEYDRRYGLKREHLSHLARNAFSNARRNPNAQTRHWTLTDRSFGEDDEHNPVIEGRIRRQDCSQVTDGAAAVLLSSDRFARRHAQLHGLRLDDMARVKGWGHRTARLAFDDKIAESAGSPYVFPHVRGTIEDAFRRTGIPGAHALDFIETHDCFTPTAYMAIDHFGITAPGENGKAIEEGVLDFGGPLPLNPSGGLIGVGHPVGASGVRMFLDLYKQVTGNAGEYQVPGARTGAMFNMGGSATTNVCFVLGRG; encoded by the coding sequence GTGAGCAGACGGCCCGTATTCGTGTTGGGCGGTTTTCAGACCGATTTCGAGGTGCCCTATGCGCGCAGCGGCAAGGGTATCGTTGACCTGTTCAAGGAAGCCGTATCCGGCGCGCTCGCGAACACGCGCGTCGAGGCGCACGAGATCGAGGCGGCGCACGTCGGAAACTTCATCGGCGAGCACACGTGCTACCAGGCGCATCTGAACGCGCTGTTTCTCGAAACCAACCCGGTCTTTTCCGGGTTGCCCACCATGCGCCACGAGGCCGCGTGCGCATCGGGCGGCGTGGCGCTGCTGGCGGCGATGGCCGACATAGAGTCAGAGCGCTACGACTGCGTCTGCGTGTTGGGCGTCGAGATGGAGCGCAACCTGCCCACGAAAGAGACGGCGGCGCACCTGGGGCTCGCGGCATGGTTCGACCGCGAGTGCCGGGGCGTGACCTTTCCCTGGCCGCGGCTGTTCAGCCGGCTCGCGGACGAGTACGACCGGCGCTATGGCCTCAAGCGCGAGCACTTGTCGCATCTGGCGCGCAACGCCTTCTCGAACGCGCGGCGCAACCCGAACGCGCAGACGCGTCACTGGACGCTCACCGACAGGAGCTTCGGCGAAGACGACGAACACAATCCCGTGATCGAGGGGCGTATCCGCAGACAGGATTGCAGCCAGGTCACCGACGGGGCCGCCGCCGTATTGCTGTCGTCGGACCGGTTCGCGCGCCGCCACGCGCAACTGCACGGCCTGCGCTTGGACGACATGGCCCGGGTCAAGGGCTGGGGACACCGCACAGCGCGGCTCGCCTTTGACGATAAGATAGCCGAGAGCGCCGGCAGCCCCTATGTGTTTCCACACGTGCGCGGCACGATAGAGGACGCATTCCGCCGCACGGGCATCCCGGGCGCTCACGCGCTGGATTTTATCGAGACGCATGACTGCTTCACGCCGACGGCCTACATGGCCATCGACCATTTCGGGATTACCGCGCCGGGCGAGAACGGAAAGGCGATCGAGGAGGGCGTCCTCGATTTCGGCGGGCCCTTGCCGCTCAACCCAAGCGGCGGCCTCATCGGCGTGGGGCACCCCGTTGGCGCGAGCGGCGTGCGGATGTTCCTCGACCTCTACAAGCAGGTCACCGGCAACGCGGGCGAATACCAGGTGCCGGGCGCGCGCACGGGCGCCATGTTCAACATGGGCGGCAGCGCCACGACCAACGTGTGCTTCGTCCTCGGCCGCGGCTGA
- a CDS encoding pyridoxal-phosphate dependent enzyme — protein sequence MSAQTPDFDLVCHGCGADAALDAALRCPQCGEPRSIRARANPGPAVMSQPPASMWHYAALLPVAPEDAVTLGEGATPLVDAPRLARRFGFSELRFKNEMSNPTGSFKDRQIAVAVSHAKACCARTVAAVSSGNVAAATAAYAARAGLRAVLFMHAHAGAGKIAQAAAPGATVVRVDSSSPSRVFRLCLEACARWGWRHVSTAGMHEPFNVEGAKTIAYELYQQYGGRLPGWIVAPVGGGGLLGGIWRGLLDLRRMGLITDLPRLAGVQASGCAPLVYAFEQGQSFLETLRRPWPDPHTIAGGIADDILFDGHTVLPALRTTNGIALAVEDDAIVEGRAQFARAEGLLCELTSAVVIAALPQLAGTARDARVCAVLTGSGVKELGALAAQGPHPPLVPPTIDALEAVLPAQVLQ from the coding sequence ATGTCTGCCCAGACACCCGATTTCGACCTGGTCTGTCACGGCTGCGGCGCGGATGCGGCTCTGGACGCCGCCCTCCGTTGCCCGCAGTGCGGCGAGCCGCGCAGTATCCGCGCGCGCGCCAATCCCGGCCCGGCGGTGATGTCCCAGCCGCCGGCTTCCATGTGGCACTACGCCGCCTTGCTGCCCGTCGCGCCCGAAGACGCCGTCACGCTCGGCGAGGGCGCCACGCCGCTCGTGGACGCGCCCCGCTTGGCCCGCCGGTTCGGATTCTCGGAATTGCGGTTCAAGAACGAGATGTCCAACCCCACGGGATCGTTCAAGGACCGCCAGATTGCCGTGGCGGTGAGTCACGCAAAAGCGTGTTGTGCGCGGACGGTGGCTGCCGTGTCCTCCGGCAACGTGGCGGCGGCCACGGCCGCGTATGCGGCGCGCGCGGGGCTGCGCGCCGTGCTCTTCATGCATGCTCACGCGGGTGCGGGCAAAATCGCGCAGGCGGCGGCCCCGGGCGCCACGGTCGTGCGCGTCGATTCGTCATCCCCGAGCCGGGTGTTCCGGCTCTGCCTGGAGGCTTGCGCACGCTGGGGCTGGCGGCACGTGTCCACGGCGGGCATGCACGAGCCTTTCAATGTCGAAGGCGCCAAGACCATCGCGTACGAACTGTACCAGCAGTACGGAGGCCGCTTGCCCGGCTGGATAGTCGCGCCGGTCGGGGGCGGTGGACTGCTGGGCGGCATCTGGCGCGGCCTGCTCGACCTGCGTCGTATGGGGCTTATCACGGACCTTCCGCGACTGGCCGGCGTGCAAGCCTCGGGTTGTGCGCCGCTCGTATACGCGTTCGAGCAGGGTCAGTCATTCCTCGAGACGCTGCGCCGGCCCTGGCCCGACCCGCACACGATCGCAGGCGGCATCGCGGACGACATCCTCTTCGATGGGCACACGGTCCTGCCTGCGTTGCGCACGACAAACGGAATCGCACTGGCCGTGGAAGACGACGCTATTGTTGAGGGTCGCGCGCAGTTCGCCCGCGCGGAGGGGTTGCTCTGTGAATTAACCAGCGCGGTGGTCATAGCCGCGCTTCCACAACTGGCTGGAACCGCGCGCGACGCCCGTGTCTGCGCGGTTCTTACCGGCAGCGGGGTCAAGGAACTGGGGGCGTTGGCGGCACAGGGGCCCCACCCGCCGCTGGTTCCCCCCACAATAGACGCGCTCGAAGCCGTGTTGCCCGCACAGGTCCTGCAATAG